A part of Thermotoga petrophila RKU-1 genomic DNA contains:
- a CDS encoding ATP-binding cassette domain-containing protein, which produces MLEVIDVWKKYPPKTQALRGVSFEAEEGSITAVFGENGSGKTTLLKVIASFLIPDRGKVLIDSVNIVEKPSFAVEKVSISTGYERSFYYRLSVEENLKFFGMLNDLLGKTLKRETERVMKELGLLECRKKRYMELSTGYKKRVDVARALMKKASIYIFDEPCSGVDLRTRLKIHEIMKRLKESGRIVIFASHDLEDLKIADRVIVLKKGEKVLEFSPKKEDLAAVLRGILEIQAFPGD; this is translated from the coding sequence GTGCTAGAGGTGATCGATGTCTGGAAGAAATACCCTCCGAAAACACAGGCTTTAAGGGGAGTGAGTTTTGAGGCGGAAGAAGGAAGTATCACGGCGGTCTTCGGCGAGAACGGTTCTGGAAAGACGACACTTTTGAAGGTTATAGCCTCCTTTCTCATTCCTGACAGAGGGAAGGTTCTCATAGACAGTGTGAACATCGTGGAAAAGCCTTCCTTTGCAGTAGAAAAGGTCAGCATATCAACCGGGTATGAGAGGAGCTTCTACTACAGGTTGAGTGTGGAAGAGAATCTGAAGTTTTTTGGTATGTTGAACGACCTTCTTGGAAAAACGCTGAAGAGAGAAACAGAAAGAGTGATGAAGGAACTGGGTCTTCTGGAGTGCAGGAAAAAGAGGTACATGGAACTTTCCACCGGGTACAAAAAAAGAGTTGATGTGGCAAGAGCCCTGATGAAAAAGGCGAGCATATACATCTTCGATGAGCCGTGCAGTGGAGTTGATCTCAGAACGAGATTGAAGATACACGAGATCATGAAAAGACTCAAAGAGAGTGGTAGAATCGTCATCTTTGCAAGTCATGACCTGGAGGATCTAAAGATCGCAGACAGGGTGATCGTTTTGAAAAAGGGCGAAAAAGTTCTCGAATTTTCTCCAAAAAAGGAAGATTTGGCGGCAGTGTTGAGAGGTATTTTAGAGATACAGGCATTTCCGGGGGATTGA
- a CDS encoding ABC transporter ATP-binding protein produces MKFFSASNVRDDIKKFERKYKRYYPIFLLLESLFLTTNVLTPLLIKKTIDSAFYRGSVEEVALFSILYFVVLVSQSFIMYRLNFSVAKHLLNASRAKESKGAYAKILTLPLSFLNSRNTGDYLSIFMRDIPKVASGVYLARLQFFFNLGFFLVVLSLLFILNVKLALVVLASIVLFFVSTSILKKMVIRTSQRDQEAYQRFLKRSREVVEGTPVLKQFSGLLFLRDFLDSSAREWSRASIIHSTVNELSNRNIEMNRWVGSTIVLAFGVYLLWKGEISVGTLLAFESYMNWIYDIVRMALTGLTTFFSTVPNWENFTRVFSLPFERASGIDLERFEKLQLKNVHFKYDETPVLTGLNFEINSGDKIAIVARSGAGKSTLVSLFNRLLSPTEGEILINGVPIEQYSLQSLRRNIVLVRSNDILFDTTIKNNITLFEDFPEDEIENVLKMCECDFVKELENGIDTVVGERGTRLSDGQRQRIVLARALIRKPQVLILDEVTSGVDSETEEKILEKILNEIETVIIVSHRLSTIKKASRIIVLNDGRVEAEGTHEELMKKSPLYREIVKSQLMR; encoded by the coding sequence ATGAAATTTTTCTCAGCAAGTAACGTCAGAGACGATATCAAAAAATTCGAGAGGAAATACAAAAGGTACTATCCGATCTTCTTGTTACTGGAGAGCCTGTTTTTAACCACCAACGTTCTCACTCCACTTCTCATAAAAAAGACCATCGACAGTGCGTTCTACAGGGGTTCTGTAGAAGAAGTCGCTCTGTTTTCCATACTTTATTTTGTCGTTCTTGTGTCTCAGTCCTTCATCATGTACAGACTGAACTTCTCAGTTGCGAAACACCTGCTGAACGCATCACGGGCTAAGGAATCAAAGGGTGCCTATGCGAAAATCCTGACACTTCCACTATCTTTTCTGAACTCGAGGAACACCGGTGATTATCTTTCGATCTTCATGAGGGATATTCCGAAGGTGGCCTCGGGGGTTTATCTTGCGAGGCTTCAGTTTTTCTTCAATCTGGGATTTTTTCTTGTTGTTCTTTCGCTTCTGTTCATTCTGAATGTGAAACTTGCCCTTGTGGTTCTGGCGAGCATCGTTCTGTTTTTTGTATCGACTTCAATCCTGAAAAAGATGGTCATCAGGACATCTCAGAGAGATCAGGAAGCCTACCAGAGATTTTTGAAAAGATCCAGAGAAGTGGTGGAAGGAACACCGGTTCTCAAACAGTTTTCTGGCCTTTTGTTTCTCAGAGATTTCCTCGATTCAAGTGCCAGAGAGTGGAGCAGGGCAAGCATCATCCACAGCACGGTAAACGAACTTTCGAACAGGAACATCGAGATGAACAGATGGGTCGGGAGTACCATTGTCCTTGCCTTCGGTGTTTACCTTCTCTGGAAGGGTGAGATAAGTGTTGGAACGCTTCTGGCTTTTGAATCCTATATGAACTGGATATACGACATCGTCAGAATGGCACTCACAGGTCTGACGACGTTTTTCTCTACAGTTCCAAACTGGGAAAATTTTACAAGAGTGTTTTCCCTGCCCTTTGAAAGAGCAAGCGGAATAGATCTTGAAAGGTTCGAAAAACTGCAGTTGAAAAACGTGCATTTTAAATACGATGAAACACCTGTTCTCACTGGTTTGAATTTCGAGATAAACTCCGGGGATAAGATCGCAATTGTGGCAAGATCTGGTGCAGGAAAGAGCACGCTCGTTTCTCTTTTCAACAGGCTACTGTCTCCCACAGAGGGTGAAATTCTCATAAACGGTGTTCCCATCGAACAGTACTCTCTTCAATCACTCAGAAGAAACATCGTTCTTGTTCGATCGAACGATATTTTGTTCGACACCACTATCAAAAACAATATCACCCTTTTTGAAGACTTCCCAGAAGATGAGATCGAAAATGTTCTCAAAATGTGTGAGTGTGACTTTGTTAAGGAACTGGAAAACGGAATAGACACGGTTGTTGGAGAAAGAGGGACAAGACTCTCAGATGGTCAGAGACAGAGAATCGTCCTTGCAAGGGCCCTGATAAGAAAGCCGCAGGTTCTGATTCTGGACGAGGTTACATCTGGTGTTGACAGCGAAACAGAGGAAAAGATCCTTGAAAAAATTCTGAATGAGATCGAGACGGTGATCATCGTCTCTCATAGACTTTCTACCATAAAAAAGGCCAGCAGAATCATTGTACTGAACGATGGAAGGGTGGAAGCTGAAGGGACCCACGAAGAACTCATGAAGAAATCTCCTCTCTACAGAGAAATTGTGAAGAGCCAGCTGATGAGATGA
- a CDS encoding ABC transporter permease, translating to MKLLIKTLYFIRKDILIWLSYRTQLVLGLLSGFVGIVQFGFIGKFIAQGNYFPLIERYGGDILAYFITGSVFMSYTNLALMTFKGVIQREQSMGTLEYILLSKTPLWQLFLFSFVSSFFFTTLNITLIFLGLVYLFSVHITPNFLEALVVLFTVMLPLMGIGLLSASIVLVTKRGDPVGWLYTTLSGLFSGIYFPVEILPDWIRPVSYLIPSTYGIDLLRRVLMRGEHLSSVSEGLVLLAATGTVLISAGIVAFKRSFNQARLRGSLSWY from the coding sequence TTGAAACTTCTGATCAAAACGTTGTACTTCATTAGAAAAGATATCCTCATCTGGCTTTCTTACAGAACACAGCTTGTTCTCGGGCTCTTATCCGGTTTTGTGGGAATTGTCCAGTTCGGTTTCATTGGAAAATTCATCGCACAGGGGAACTACTTTCCCCTGATAGAGCGATACGGTGGTGACATCCTGGCGTACTTCATCACTGGTTCTGTTTTCATGTCTTACACGAATCTTGCCCTCATGACCTTCAAAGGTGTCATACAGAGAGAACAGAGCATGGGAACTCTCGAGTACATCCTTCTTTCAAAGACACCTCTCTGGCAGCTTTTTCTCTTCAGTTTCGTGTCTTCCTTCTTTTTCACCACGCTGAACATCACACTGATTTTTCTGGGACTGGTCTATCTCTTCTCGGTTCATATCACACCGAACTTTCTTGAAGCCCTGGTTGTTCTTTTCACTGTAATGCTTCCTCTCATGGGTATTGGCCTTCTCTCTGCGTCCATCGTTCTCGTCACAAAAAGAGGAGATCCTGTGGGGTGGCTTTACACCACACTCAGTGGCTTGTTTTCTGGTATCTACTTTCCCGTGGAAATTCTTCCAGACTGGATAAGACCTGTTTCGTACCTCATTCCCAGCACTTATGGCATAGACCTTTTGCGAAGAGTCCTCATGAGAGGCGAACACCTTTCCAGTGTGTCGGAAGGACTGGTTCTTCTTGCAGCAACAGGAACAGTATTGATATCAGCGGGAATCGTTGCGTTCAAAAGATCCTTCAATCAGGCCCGATTGAGAGGAAGTCTGAGCTGGTACTGA
- a CDS encoding radical SAM/SPASM domain-containing protein, translating into MKPSRFNLVINESDGTLLFNTLSQALLWIDRKNTNKVLKTLEDPSSAELSKAEVEKLKRGMFLLDDNFDELEFLKFRFNTYRYSDRFLRYTIVLTHSCNFDCVYCYQKVIHISSGSYISEKVQSNFLLDVERKLEYQKPNLLSVTFYGGEPLLLEETVVNLSSKLKRLCEKYGVKYDSFIVTNGYLLTEKMVDDLQKAGIKALDITLDGTEVYHDRYRKARNGAPTFSTIFENIFRAVNKGLFVQIRVNVSRENIEDVKKLIDRIAEKKLRVEFNFQPIEIVEGNPTGFQDTALNTEEFAEIETKLWWYIREKIPEYPFEYFKKPRFARCDAMCKNSFVVDVDGRVYKCWGELGMENCSGFLKETGVEFTGSYLKWLTYDPLEDEECRRCLVLPFCMGGCAFNRVVYRTLKSSKVKKPHTCIPLRYNLNEFIKIVADYKRRSAVHGISQRSSGG; encoded by the coding sequence ATGAAGCCTTCGAGATTTAATTTGGTAATAAATGAAAGCGATGGCACACTTTTGTTCAACACGCTTTCTCAAGCCCTTCTGTGGATAGATAGGAAAAACACCAACAAGGTACTGAAGACCCTGGAAGATCCTTCCTCGGCAGAACTTTCGAAAGCGGAAGTTGAAAAGTTGAAACGGGGAATGTTTTTGCTTGATGACAACTTCGATGAACTGGAGTTTCTGAAATTTCGCTTCAACACGTATCGCTACAGTGATAGATTTTTGAGATACACAATTGTTTTAACCCACTCCTGCAACTTCGATTGCGTTTACTGTTATCAGAAGGTAATTCATATTTCCTCAGGATCCTACATTTCTGAAAAAGTGCAAAGCAACTTCCTCCTGGATGTGGAAAGAAAATTAGAATACCAAAAACCAAACCTGCTGAGCGTTACTTTCTACGGGGGAGAACCTTTGCTTCTGGAAGAAACAGTGGTGAATCTGAGCAGCAAACTGAAAAGACTCTGCGAAAAATATGGTGTGAAGTACGATTCCTTCATCGTGACAAATGGCTACCTTCTGACGGAGAAGATGGTAGATGATCTTCAGAAAGCAGGAATAAAGGCACTGGACATAACACTGGACGGTACAGAGGTGTACCACGATCGGTACAGGAAAGCCAGAAACGGTGCTCCAACTTTCAGCACCATTTTCGAAAATATCTTTCGTGCTGTCAACAAAGGCTTATTCGTTCAGATCAGAGTGAACGTGTCTAGAGAGAACATTGAAGATGTGAAGAAACTCATCGATAGGATAGCAGAGAAAAAGTTGAGAGTGGAGTTCAATTTCCAGCCCATAGAGATCGTTGAGGGAAATCCCACAGGCTTTCAGGACACAGCACTGAACACAGAAGAGTTTGCGGAGATAGAAACGAAGCTGTGGTGGTACATCAGGGAGAAAATTCCTGAGTATCCTTTTGAATATTTCAAAAAACCACGTTTTGCAAGATGTGATGCCATGTGTAAGAACAGTTTCGTGGTCGATGTGGATGGAAGAGTGTACAAATGTTGGGGAGAACTTGGTATGGAGAACTGTTCAGGTTTTTTGAAAGAAACCGGAGTCGAATTCACTGGATCGTATTTGAAGTGGTTGACGTATGACCCACTTGAAGACGAAGAATGCAGAAGATGCCTTGTGCTTCCTTTCTGTATGGGTGGATGTGCTTTCAACAGGGTGGTTTATAGAACCCTGAAATCCTCAAAGGTAAAAAAGCCTCACACATGCATCCCGTTGAGGTACAATTTAAATGAGTTTATAAAGATAGTTGCAGATTACAAAAGGAGGAGTGCCGTTCATGGAATTTCTCAACGATCCAGTGGTGGATGA
- a CDS encoding aromatic ring-hydroxylating oxygenase subunit alpha: MWFAVLSSNEVRRKPVGVRRLGRDLVFWRDSLGKVYALEDFCVHRRARLSAGKVINDRIQCPFHGFEYDGNGRVRLIPALGKNYKVPDRFRVNSYPVYEKNNIIWLWFGEGEPEKEPKFFDDIDEDFAYAEFRELWNVPFPRAVENQLDVMHLPFVHRTTIGRGNRTLVHGPVVKWIDEDSFIFYVFNEVDRGQRVKRPEELSGEESRVYLEFIFPNLWQNHISEGTRVVAFFVPVDRQKTMIYLRFYVKMTGLKPVDSIIARLSMPLNRIILHQDRRVVETQERDIRKDVLVQGDLPIMEFRKRLYKEKKLIDFLFGGGQ, from the coding sequence ATGTGGTTTGCAGTTCTTTCATCGAATGAGGTGAGGAGAAAACCCGTTGGAGTTAGGCGACTCGGGAGAGACCTGGTGTTCTGGAGGGACAGCTTGGGAAAAGTCTACGCCCTGGAAGACTTCTGCGTGCACCGGAGGGCTAGGCTCTCAGCGGGGAAGGTTATAAACGATAGAATCCAGTGCCCCTTTCACGGGTTTGAGTACGACGGTAACGGCAGGGTGAGGCTTATACCGGCCCTCGGGAAGAACTACAAAGTTCCTGATAGATTTAGGGTTAATTCATACCCGGTTTACGAAAAAAATAACATAATATGGCTCTGGTTCGGAGAAGGAGAGCCAGAGAAGGAGCCAAAGTTCTTCGATGATATAGATGAGGACTTCGCTTATGCGGAGTTCAGGGAGCTCTGGAACGTCCCGTTCCCGAGGGCGGTTGAGAACCAGCTCGACGTCATGCACCTACCTTTCGTCCACAGAACCACCATAGGCCGGGGAAACAGGACCCTGGTCCACGGCCCCGTCGTCAAGTGGATAGACGAAGACAGTTTCATTTTTTACGTGTTCAACGAGGTCGATAGGGGGCAGAGGGTCAAAAGACCCGAGGAACTCAGCGGGGAGGAGTCGAGGGTTTACCTTGAGTTCATATTTCCCAACCTCTGGCAGAACCACATAAGTGAAGGTACGAGAGTGGTAGCCTTTTTTGTTCCCGTGGACAGGCAGAAAACCATGATATACCTCCGCTTTTACGTGAAAATGACGGGATTGAAACCCGTTGATTCCATCATAGCCCGTTTAAGCATGCCCTTAAACAGGATAATCCTCCACCAGGATAGGAGAGTTGTGGAGACCCAGGAGAGGGACATAAGGAAAGATGTCCTCGTCCAGGGTGACCTGCCCATAATGGAGTTTCGCAAAAGGCTTTATAAGGAAAAGAAACTGATTGATTTCCTGTTTGGTGGAGGTCAGTGA
- a CDS encoding MFS transporter, whose amino-acid sequence MNRNLLLFASGSFVSLIGTRIYQVALAWWLYSKTGSSEYVGLFMISSFLPAIIVSPFAGTVVDRHSRRNMMVVMDILRGVLFMYLFLMEYFSELTMALLLIVTVLVSVFDSFFNPAVDSLLPDLVRKENLVRANSLYRLLKNLSKILGPALGSLLLKVVGLAGVILINSLSFLISGIFEMFIKVEEKHLKKVSKERNMWQDIKSALLYIRSVRFILVTILVIAIMNFFTGSMHVLLPEHVSKLGKSEWVYGTLMSMLSFGGLIVTFLMATIRTRASVKTLGLNLVGYGLAVFVFAMTGNHWLMFAMYFLIGIFQTLFNINVITLLQLAIPEEMRGKIFSLISAVSFSLLPVSYGFFGFLSSYVATAHIFITTSMALIAGGVLISLQRFEG is encoded by the coding sequence TTGAACAGAAACCTCCTTCTTTTCGCCTCCGGTTCGTTCGTTTCGCTGATCGGCACCAGGATCTATCAAGTTGCACTGGCATGGTGGCTCTACTCGAAAACCGGCTCGAGCGAATACGTGGGCCTCTTCATGATATCCTCTTTTCTTCCCGCCATAATAGTGAGTCCCTTCGCTGGAACGGTGGTGGACAGGCACAGCAGAAGAAACATGATGGTTGTGATGGATATTCTCAGGGGAGTTCTGTTCATGTATCTGTTTCTCATGGAATATTTCTCAGAGTTAACGATGGCGCTTCTTCTGATCGTCACCGTTCTTGTCTCCGTGTTCGATTCTTTCTTCAATCCAGCAGTTGATTCCCTGCTTCCCGATCTGGTCAGAAAAGAAAACCTGGTCAGGGCGAATTCACTCTACAGGTTGCTGAAGAACCTCTCAAAAATACTTGGACCTGCCCTTGGAAGCCTCCTTCTGAAGGTAGTGGGACTTGCAGGAGTGATTCTCATAAATTCTCTGTCCTTTTTGATTTCAGGAATCTTTGAGATGTTCATAAAGGTTGAAGAAAAGCATCTGAAGAAAGTGTCGAAGGAAAGAAATATGTGGCAGGACATAAAATCTGCTCTTTTGTACATAAGATCGGTGAGGTTCATCCTGGTGACGATACTGGTCATTGCCATCATGAACTTCTTCACAGGTTCAATGCACGTTCTGCTACCTGAACACGTCTCGAAACTGGGAAAGAGCGAGTGGGTCTATGGAACGTTGATGAGTATGCTGTCGTTTGGGGGACTGATAGTCACATTTCTGATGGCAACGATAAGAACAAGAGCCAGCGTGAAAACCCTGGGTTTGAATCTGGTGGGGTACGGGCTGGCTGTTTTCGTGTTTGCCATGACGGGTAACCATTGGCTTATGTTTGCCATGTATTTCCTCATTGGAATCTTTCAAACCCTTTTCAACATAAACGTTATCACACTGCTTCAACTGGCAATACCGGAGGAAATGAGGGGAAAGATCTTTTCCCTGATCTCAGCCGTATCTTTCTCGCTACTGCCCGTTTCCTATGGTTTCTTTGGATTTCTCTCCAGTTACGTTGCAACGGCGCACATCTTCATAACCACTTCCATGGCGCTCATCGCAGGAGGCGTGCTGATTTCTCTTCAGAGGTTTGAGGGGTGA
- the rpsO gene encoding 30S ribosomal protein S15, translated as MSLDPEKKNEIIKEFQIHENDTGSVEVQIALLTARIKHLTEHLRKHPKDFHSRRGLMKMIGRRRKMLKYLRHKKPEVYRELIAKLGIRK; from the coding sequence GTGTCTCTCGACCCTGAAAAGAAAAACGAAATCATCAAGGAATTCCAGATCCACGAGAACGACACAGGATCCGTTGAGGTGCAGATCGCTCTTCTCACTGCGAGGATCAAACATTTGACAGAGCACCTGAGAAAGCATCCAAAGGATTTCCACTCCAGAAGAGGACTCATGAAGATGATCGGAAGAAGAAGAAAAATGTTGAAGTACCTGAGACACAAGAAACCGGAAGTTTATCGAGAACTCATCGCCAAGTTAGGAATCAGGAAATAA
- a CDS encoding pyrimidine dimer DNA glycosylase/endonuclease V has product MRLWSLHPKYLDAKGLVALWRESLLAKKVLEGKTRGYRNHPQLERFKNHSEPLKAINAYLFEVWREAERRGYRFDIRKIEVVELKEKIPVTKGQLEYEFHHLLKKLQKRDPERYETLKSEKDIHASPVFLIIEGKVEHWEKGVFP; this is encoded by the coding sequence CTGCGTCTCTGGTCGCTCCACCCAAAATACCTTGACGCCAAAGGGCTCGTGGCACTCTGGAGGGAAAGTTTACTGGCTAAAAAAGTGCTCGAAGGAAAGACCAGGGGGTACAGAAACCACCCGCAGCTTGAACGTTTTAAAAACCATTCAGAGCCGTTAAAGGCCATAAACGCCTACCTCTTTGAGGTATGGAGGGAAGCGGAAAGGAGGGGCTACCGCTTTGACATCAGGAAGATAGAGGTAGTGGAACTCAAGGAAAAGATCCCGGTCACGAAGGGCCAACTTGAATATGAGTTTCACCACCTCCTCAAGAAACTTCAGAAAAGAGATCCAGAGCGATATGAAACATTGAAAAGCGAAAAGGATATCCACGCCAGTCCTGTGTTTCTGATCATCGAGGGAAAAGTAGAACACTGGGAAAAAGGAGTCTTCCCTTGA
- a CDS encoding radical SAM protein, translated as MRTSLLYKIKEEERILPSKNLKGNEIIFILAFPDIYKYGLPNLGIQTLYKELYLRDDVAVDRYYTDEDQPFSFEYGFKLKDSDFIGISFQYEGIVLNAFKILKAGSIPLINLLREENDPIIIGGGPVANYNPLPLSLVCDVIVLGEAEEAIHKIIDSYKVYRNVKRKRMKFLQAVSQIEGIYVPCIHGFFQTGMVKQTSPVDINEHPAHSIFVTKNTVYEGRVFSIEVRRGCTQRCRFCYMGHRLKPPRTLRWETFKKIVDLAIDQCNVEIIKLFYEGLETRIVEHYLEYIIKKGGRVRIGSQRLEKLSKRIIEIAAISGQRKITVAPETSGRLRKVIGKHEIKDEEILEVVRISSLYGIPDFGLYFILAIPGETFEDLDKIADLIMKVRHQMNKLKNTDGRLEIGINPLYPKPFTPFQYVKLPSLKNIEDRFLYIVEKVKKEGFPVVISNDVVDEKVEKRQKDENENESLVKFETTVFHPISLLQPMISRGGLEIAFLLHYLHSKRFNTVSDLENLLNEFGINAAWYFEEYIDKYCPWKIQKTLISEDYLLKEYFKALNFISTDEECKLNCSQCFNRCIDISTTNYQGGMSNA; from the coding sequence ATGAGAACTTCTCTTCTTTATAAGATCAAGGAAGAAGAAAGAATACTTCCTTCCAAAAATTTAAAAGGCAATGAAATCATCTTCATTCTGGCTTTTCCTGACATATACAAGTACGGTTTGCCGAATCTAGGAATCCAGACCCTGTATAAAGAGCTGTATCTTAGAGATGATGTTGCTGTTGATAGGTATTACACAGACGAAGATCAGCCTTTCTCTTTCGAATACGGTTTCAAACTAAAAGATAGTGATTTCATAGGTATTAGTTTTCAATACGAAGGAATCGTGTTAAATGCTTTCAAAATATTGAAAGCAGGTTCTATACCATTGATCAATCTTCTCAGAGAAGAGAACGATCCCATTATAATAGGTGGAGGACCTGTAGCTAATTATAATCCACTGCCGTTATCTCTAGTTTGTGATGTCATAGTCTTAGGAGAGGCAGAAGAGGCTATTCATAAAATCATAGATTCATACAAAGTTTATCGAAATGTAAAAAGAAAGCGTATGAAATTCCTGCAGGCTGTCTCTCAAATAGAAGGGATTTACGTGCCTTGTATTCACGGTTTTTTCCAAACGGGTATGGTGAAACAAACCAGTCCTGTTGATATAAACGAACATCCAGCACATAGTATATTCGTTACTAAAAATACCGTTTATGAGGGAAGAGTTTTTTCTATAGAAGTGAGACGAGGATGTACCCAAAGATGCAGATTTTGTTATATGGGGCATAGGTTAAAACCACCTAGAACTTTAAGATGGGAAACATTCAAGAAAATAGTTGATCTAGCAATTGATCAGTGCAATGTGGAAATAATTAAACTCTTCTATGAAGGACTAGAAACTAGGATTGTAGAGCATTATCTTGAATACATCATTAAAAAAGGAGGGAGAGTGAGGATCGGTTCTCAGAGATTAGAAAAATTGTCGAAGCGGATAATAGAGATTGCTGCAATTTCCGGCCAAAGAAAGATAACTGTAGCACCAGAAACGAGCGGAAGATTACGCAAAGTAATAGGTAAACACGAAATAAAGGATGAGGAAATATTGGAAGTGGTTAGGATCTCTTCCCTCTATGGCATACCAGATTTCGGTCTTTACTTTATCTTAGCCATACCTGGCGAGACATTTGAGGATTTAGATAAGATAGCAGATCTTATAATGAAGGTTCGGCATCAAATGAACAAACTAAAGAATACTGATGGGCGCTTGGAAATAGGTATAAATCCTTTATATCCTAAACCTTTCACTCCTTTCCAGTATGTGAAACTTCCGTCGCTTAAGAATATTGAGGACAGATTTCTTTACATTGTAGAGAAAGTTAAAAAAGAAGGATTTCCTGTGGTTATATCAAATGATGTTGTTGACGAAAAAGTGGAAAAAAGACAAAAAGATGAAAATGAAAATGAGTCGCTTGTAAAATTTGAAACAACGGTGTTTCATCCAATTTCTTTACTCCAACCAATGATTTCAAGGGGAGGATTAGAAATAGCTTTCTTGCTACACTATTTGCATAGCAAACGCTTCAATACTGTCAGTGATCTTGAGAATCTCCTGAATGAGTTTGGTATAAATGCAGCTTGGTACTTTGAGGAATATATTGATAAATACTGTCCTTGGAAGATCCAGAAAACTTTAATATCAGAAGATTATCTATTAAAAGAATATTTTAAGGCTTTGAACTTTATATCAACAGATGAGGAATGTAAGTTAAATTGTTCTCAATGCTTTAATCGATGTATTGATATATCGACGACCAACTATCAGGGGGGAATGTCGAATGCTTGA
- a CDS encoding helix-turn-helix domain-containing protein, translating to MKEFKKYSDVFELFEEMGFHHSEEEKVFIEVMSQIGGQLLAYRKMHNLTQKDLAKKLGVSQSMVSKIETGEKNISIRVLAKIVAALGGKIKISLGLLPEEENKSPRYGFGVSEEIITSFEAQRSVAA from the coding sequence GTGAAGGAATTCAAAAAGTATTCCGATGTTTTTGAATTGTTCGAAGAAATGGGATTTCATCATTCTGAAGAGGAAAAAGTTTTTATCGAAGTGATGTCTCAGATAGGAGGTCAGCTGCTAGCCTATAGGAAGATGCACAACCTGACCCAGAAAGATCTGGCCAAAAAGCTTGGAGTATCCCAGTCTATGGTTTCAAAAATTGAAACAGGAGAGAAAAACATATCTATTAGGGTGCTGGCAAAGATAGTCGCTGCACTTGGTGGTAAAATCAAAATATCTCTTGGGTTACTGCCGGAAGAAGAAAACAAATCACCAAGATATGGCTTTGGAGTGTCTGAAGAAATAATCACATCTTTTGAAGCTCAAAGGAGTGTCGCTGCATGA